Proteins found in one Corallococcus exiguus genomic segment:
- a CDS encoding peroxiredoxin, whose product MLKQGDVAPEFTVQDSTGKTHRLSDYRGKNVVLWFYPKADTPGCTAEGCSFRDHKIQYEAKGTAILGISFDTPEENQAFAQKFGFNFPLLCDVDRKVGLAYGAADDASAPNARRVGVVIGPDGRIKEWHAKVDARAFPQEALSRLQ is encoded by the coding sequence ATGCTCAAGCAGGGAGACGTGGCCCCGGAGTTCACCGTGCAGGACTCGACGGGGAAGACGCACCGGCTGTCGGACTACCGGGGCAAGAACGTGGTGCTCTGGTTCTACCCGAAGGCGGACACCCCGGGATGCACCGCGGAGGGCTGCTCCTTCCGCGATCACAAGATCCAGTACGAGGCGAAGGGCACCGCCATCCTGGGCATCAGCTTCGACACGCCGGAGGAGAACCAGGCCTTCGCCCAGAAGTTCGGCTTCAACTTCCCGCTCCTGTGCGACGTGGATCGCAAGGTGGGGCTGGCCTACGGCGCCGCGGATGACGCCTCGGCCCCCAACGCGCGCCGGGTGGGCGTCGTCATCGGGCCGGACGGCCGTATCAAGGAGTGGCACGCCAAGGTGGACGCGCGAGCCTTCCCCCAGGAAGCGCTGTCGCGGCTCCAGTAG
- a CDS encoding chloride channel protein translates to MNTSDEPPPAEMQRMAALTLWARQNLSRLIYFLLGASNRIRLPTPSVLPIAGAVVGLYSGLAAGIFSNLIGVMSGITFSAAELTATLKPQRLRTLMESLSSARWHLEYALVGVPLALGALLLARVIEPGGPRDEVKRRLRLLALLTLGALSLYYPLVGLAAVNAVFGHAHNLASAIPHLPWWLMLLAPTVGGLAVGRLLRDRPETHGHGLPEVVRAVKSGANVVPADRGLLKLIASAITIGSGGSAGREGPIVYGGAAFASSVGRVLGFSRKELSILLACGAGAGISASFNAPIAGAVFAMEIILREFELRVFSPIILASVAGTLVSRGVLDEAPLLNRVNYELVSGSEVFAYAALGIGCGLLSFAFVKMLHGVEHFFHGRMGGKLSPWLGKKPLPVRAALGGLCTGVLVFLSPTVWGSGNDYINLAAAGQLPFFFLVTACVLKLVATALTIGSGGSGGTFFPAALIGAMAGGAFGTLVHYFFPHATGPSGAYAIVGMGGAVAALTRGPLTGMMMLYELSGSHEIILPLMVTCTIASAVCHFLTERTAPKVQSDEDLLAATHVRALMTEVPAVTAGTPLRALTDQLLTSEAGTLPVLDTEGNLYGTVQVEQLREVWRDESMYPLLVASDLARKLPALAPDSDLAHALQVMDQEDVDALPVAPVLGLAPCGLLTRAAVRRFLFAQHAREHSTGNYPVTPSEAAH, encoded by the coding sequence ATGAACACCTCCGACGAACCTCCGCCTGCCGAAATGCAGCGGATGGCCGCGCTCACGCTCTGGGCGCGACAGAACCTCTCACGCCTCATCTATTTCCTGCTGGGCGCGTCCAACCGCATCCGCCTGCCGACCCCCTCGGTGTTGCCCATCGCGGGCGCGGTGGTAGGGCTCTACAGCGGACTGGCCGCGGGCATCTTCTCCAACCTCATTGGCGTGATGAGCGGCATCACGTTCAGCGCCGCGGAGCTGACGGCGACGCTGAAGCCGCAGCGGCTGCGCACGTTGATGGAGTCACTCTCCTCCGCGCGCTGGCACCTGGAATACGCGCTGGTGGGCGTGCCGCTGGCGCTGGGCGCGCTCTTGCTGGCGCGGGTGATTGAGCCCGGCGGCCCTCGCGATGAGGTGAAGCGCCGCCTGCGCCTGCTCGCGCTGCTGACGCTGGGCGCGCTGTCGCTCTACTACCCGCTGGTGGGCCTGGCGGCCGTGAACGCCGTGTTCGGCCACGCGCACAACCTGGCCTCGGCGATTCCGCACCTGCCCTGGTGGCTGATGCTGCTCGCGCCCACGGTGGGCGGCCTGGCGGTGGGGCGGCTTTTGCGTGACCGGCCGGAGACGCACGGCCACGGCCTTCCGGAGGTGGTGCGCGCGGTGAAGAGCGGCGCCAACGTGGTGCCGGCGGACCGCGGGCTGCTCAAGCTCATCGCGTCCGCCATCACCATTGGCAGCGGCGGTTCCGCGGGCCGCGAGGGCCCCATCGTCTACGGAGGCGCGGCCTTCGCGTCCAGCGTGGGGCGCGTGCTGGGCTTCAGCCGCAAGGAGCTGTCCATCCTGCTGGCGTGCGGCGCGGGCGCGGGCATCTCCGCGTCCTTCAACGCCCCCATCGCGGGTGCGGTGTTCGCGATGGAGATCATCCTGCGCGAGTTCGAGCTGCGCGTGTTCTCCCCCATCATCCTGGCGAGCGTGGCGGGCACGCTGGTGAGCCGCGGCGTGCTGGACGAAGCGCCCCTGCTCAACCGGGTGAACTACGAGCTGGTCAGCGGCTCGGAGGTCTTCGCCTACGCGGCGCTGGGCATCGGGTGCGGACTGCTCTCGTTCGCGTTCGTGAAGATGCTGCACGGCGTGGAGCACTTCTTCCACGGCCGCATGGGCGGGAAGCTGTCCCCGTGGCTGGGGAAGAAGCCGCTGCCGGTGCGCGCCGCGTTGGGCGGCCTGTGCACGGGCGTGCTCGTGTTCCTGAGCCCCACGGTGTGGGGCAGCGGGAACGACTACATCAACCTGGCGGCGGCCGGACAGCTGCCCTTCTTCTTCCTGGTGACGGCGTGCGTGCTGAAGCTCGTGGCCACGGCGCTCACCATTGGTTCAGGCGGCTCCGGCGGCACGTTCTTCCCCGCGGCCCTCATCGGCGCCATGGCGGGCGGCGCGTTCGGCACGCTGGTGCACTACTTCTTCCCGCATGCCACCGGGCCCAGCGGCGCGTACGCCATCGTGGGCATGGGCGGCGCGGTGGCGGCGCTCACGCGCGGCCCGCTCACCGGCATGATGATGCTGTACGAGCTGAGCGGCAGCCACGAAATCATCCTGCCGCTGATGGTGACGTGCACCATCGCGTCCGCGGTGTGCCACTTCCTCACGGAGCGCACGGCCCCCAAGGTGCAGAGCGACGAGGACCTGCTGGCGGCCACGCACGTGCGGGCCCTGATGACGGAGGTGCCGGCGGTGACCGCGGGCACGCCGCTGCGCGCGCTGACGGACCAGCTGCTCACGTCCGAGGCCGGCACGCTGCCGGTGCTGGACACGGAGGGCAACCTCTACGGCACGGTGCAGGTGGAGCAGCTGCGCGAGGTGTGGCGCGACGAGTCCATGTACCCGCTGCTCGTGGCCAGTGACCTGGCGCGCAAGCTGCCCGCGCTGGCGCCGGACTCGGACCTGGCGCATGCGCTCCAGGTGATGGACCAGGAGGACGTGGACGCGTTGCCGGTGGCGCCCGTGCTGGGACTGGCCCCGTGCGGACTCCTCACCCGCGCCGCCGTCCGGCGATTCCTCTTCGCGCAGCACGCGCGCGAGCACTCGACGGGGAACTACCCCGTCACCCCCTCCGAGGCGGCGCACTGA